A segment of the Siphonobacter curvatus genome:
AGCAAACAGGGCTTCAAAGTTTTTGTTGAGTATTTCTCGACCATCCAGAAAAGGGGCGTCTTCGGCGTACTGCGGAGCTACTGGCGTAACCCGCAGCGGTGATTCGTCGGACTGGCTGTATAAAAAAGTATTAAATCGTACCCAATTCTCGTGCTTGGTACGGTTAATCCAATCGATCAACAGTGGTTTCGTTGGCGTTTCTTCAAAGCGTAAGGCTCGAATGGCTTGTTTAACCGCTTCGATTACGTCTGAACGCAGCGGATTCTGCGTTTTTTGTAAGGCCGAACGCAAGGCCATCACTTCTTCACCGGAACGACTCTCGCGAGCGGCCTGAGCGAGCAACTCCATAGCCGCATCAAAATCAGGCTTTAGGGAAGCCAGATACGCCTGCCAAGCGGCATCCCGCCCTACTTTAGCCACTTTAGCGGCTTCGTTTTCAATCGCTGTAAGTTCTACTTCCGTAGCGTAGCCGTTTTCCAGAATCCATTGACGGAACTGGCGGTTACAATCCATTTCCACTTCCCACTCAAGGCGTTCTTTGGATTTGTAGCGTTCGTGCGAGCCGGACGTAGAGTGCCCCTGCGGCTGCGTAACCTCCTGTACATGAACCAGACAGGGGACGTGTTGGGTACGAGCTAGTTCAGATGCTTTCTGATACGCTTCTACCAAACCTGGATAATCCCAGCCTTTTACCGTGATAATTTCCAAACCGGGTTTCTCTGCCGTACGCTGAAAACCAGCCAGAGCTTCAGAAATACTTTCTTTGGTGGTCTGGTAACGGATGGGCACGGAAATGCCATAGCCATCATCCCAAACTGAAAACACGACCGGAATCTGTAATACTCCTGCCGCATTGATGGCTTCGAAAAACATCCCTTCGGACGTAGAAGCATCACCAATGGTAGCAAAACAGACTTCATTTCCCTGAATGGAAAAATCACTGAACTGCTGTAAGTCTGGATTCTGACGGTACAATTTGGAGGCATATCCCAGGCCAATCGAACGGGGAATTTGTCCGGCCGTGGGCGAAATATCGGAAGCGTTATTATACCGGGGCGTTTGCGGAAGCCAGTGGCCCTGTTCATCCAGGTGCCGCGTGGCGTAGTGGCCATTCATCATGCGACCACCCGTATTAGGTTCCGCTTCCAGATCGGTATGGGCGTAAATCTGAGCGAAATATTGTTGCCAGGTCAGTTCCCCCAAAGCTGCTACTACGGTTTGGTCCCGGTAATAGCCTGAACGCCAGTCGCCTTTGCGAAACGCCCGGGCCAGGGCAATCTGAGCCAATTCCTTACCATCACCGGTGATGCCAAATTTTGCTTTGCCCATAAAAACTTCTTTACGAGCGAGCAAGC
Coding sequences within it:
- a CDS encoding alpha-ketoacid dehydrogenase subunit alpha/beta; the encoded protein is MEQATLDSVAVTKEQILIDYRIAWESRHASLLARKEVFMGKAKFGITGDGKELAQIALARAFRKGDWRSGYYRDQTVVAALGELTWQQYFAQIYAHTDLEAEPNTGGRMMNGHYATRHLDEQGHWLPQTPRYNNASDISPTAGQIPRSIGLGYASKLYRQNPDLQQFSDFSIQGNEVCFATIGDASTSEGMFFEAINAAGVLQIPVVFSVWDDGYGISVPIRYQTTKESISEALAGFQRTAEKPGLEIITVKGWDYPGLVEAYQKASELARTQHVPCLVHVQEVTQPQGHSTSGSHERYKSKERLEWEVEMDCNRQFRQWILENGYATEVELTAIENEAAKVAKVGRDAAWQAYLASLKPDFDAAMELLAQAARESRSGEEVMALRSALQKTQNPLRSDVIEAVKQAIRALRFEETPTKPLLIDWINRTKHENWVRFNTFLYSQSDESPLRVTPVAPQYAEDAPFLDGREILNKNFEALFAQDPRIFAIGEDVGKIGDVNQGMAGLQAKFGELRITDTGIRESTIIGQGIGTALRGLRPIVEVQYVDYMLYTLATLSDDLACLHYRTAGGQKAPVIVRTRGHRLEGVWHSGSPMAVLLHALRGMHMIVPRNLTQAAGFYNTLLRGDDPALVVEPLNMYRSKERLPTNLGDFCLPLGHPEILREGRDLTIVTYGSMCRIVLEAAEQLAQVGIEAEVIDVQTLIPFDLPHMVAESVQKTNRLLVADEDMPGGASAFMLHKILDEQKVFRFLDSEPRTMSAHPHRPAYTTDGDYFSKPNTEDVFDVAYEMLHECDPRRYPALGYEISDWSFSGSRWWKENDSVEE